The Bacteroides ovatus genomic interval CTTTTTACTTTTATCCCTTTTCTATTAGAAATTTTTCCGGAAAGTACATCCATTTCTCCATTCCGAACATCCGTAAGCGGTTTTTCCTTTAATAATAATTCCCTTACCACAAAGCGGACATGGCTGACCTACAAACGTATCTACATCACCTGTAGCAGAAGGAATTGAAGCAGGAGTAGTAACCGGAGCCGGAGAAGGTGCCGAATTAGAACTCACTTCACTTACCGCTTTTTCTGTTTTCGGTTTCTTTTCTTTCGGTGCACTCGGTTTACGTTCTCGCTTTTTAGTTTCTTTCTTTTCTTTCTCTTCAGCCTTTGCAGCTACTGCATCCTGAATAGTAATGCGTCGGTTTGTATTATCAGAAAGTACACTCATCACTATTTCCGAAACCATCTGTTTCAGTTCTTCGAGAAACTGGCGGGCATCGTATGTCTTCTTTTCAATTTCGCGAAGCTTCTTTTCCCAAATACCTGTCAGTTCCGCCGATTTCAATAATTCTTCGTGAATGAGCTGCACCAACTCCACTCCTGTCGGGGTGGCAATCAGGTTCTTTCTCTCCTTACGGATATAATTTCGTTTGAACAGTGTTTCAATGATGGCAGCACGGGTAGACGGCCGGCCGATACCATTCTCCTTCAAGGCATCACGAAGTTCATCATTATCCACCAGTTTTCCGGCTGTTTCCATTGCACGGAGCAGTGTCGCTTCGGTATAAGGTCTGGGCGGCTGTGTCCATTTCTCGTTCAAGTCGGGAATGTGAGGACCACTTTCACCCTTCACAAAGGTAGGGAGTACATTTTCATCCTCTTCCTCTTTTTCTTCAGTAGGATCTTTTACGTCCTTTGCAAACACGACACGCCATCCCGGTTCCAGAATTTGTTTTCCGGTTACCCGGAATTCTATCTTATCCACTTCTCCCATGACGGTAGTAGTAGAAATCTTACAGTCCGGATAGAATACGGCTATAAAACGACGGGCTATCAAGTCATAGACACGACGTTCCATATCCGTCAGGTTTTGAGCATAGACTCCGGTGGGGATAATGGCGTGGTGATCCGTCACCTTCGAGTTGTCAAATACCTTTTTCGATTTAGGAAGTGTAGTGCCGGCTAACGGAGCCGTCAAGACTTCGTAATCACGGAGTCCTTTCAGGATAGCGGGACATTTCGGGTAAATATCATCACTCAAGAAAGTGGTATCGACACGCGGATAGGTAGCTACCTTCTTCTCATAAAGAGACTGGATTAGTTTCAGCGTTTCATCAGCCGAATAAGCGAATTTCTTGTTACATTCTACCTGAAGAGAAGTCAAGTCGAACAAACGTGGGGCGAACTCTCTCCCATCTTTCTTGCCAACACTAGTGACTACAAACGGAAGATCCTTTATGCGTTCTACCAATGCCTCGCCTTCTTCCCGGTTAGCGATAGGGTCGATACCCGGATTATCTATTTTCTTTTTTCCACCGTTCTTTTCTTCTTCCGCAGCAATTTCTTCATCACTTTTGCGGATAAGTGCGGAAAAAGTGGTATCCCGATAGTTGGTTTTCAGTTCCCAGTATTGCTTGGGTTCGAAATTGGCTATTTCCAACTGACGGTTGACAATCAGTGCCAGAGTCGGTGTCTGTACACGACCGATAGAGAGTACCTGTTTATTTTGACCGTATTTAATGGTGTAAAGACGGGTGGCGTTCATTCCTAATAGCCAGTCACCCATCGCACGAGAAAGTCCGGCTTCATAGAGTGACTGAAAATCTGTCTGATCTTTCAGCTTCGCAAACCCTTCCCGGATAGCTTCTTCTGTCAATGAAGAAATCCACAGACGTTTCACCGGACAGCGTGCACCTGCTTTCTGCATCACCCAACGCTGAATCAATTCTCCCTCTTGCCCGGCATCACCGCAGTTGATGATTTCATCTGCGTTCTGCATCAGTCCCTCGATAATGTGGAATTGTTTTTCGTAGGTAGGATTCTCTATCAACTTGATGCCGAAACGTGGAGGAATCATTGGCAGGCTACCTAAATTCCATGATTTCCAGTTAGGCGTGTATTCATGCGGCTCTTTCAGGGTACAAAGATGCCCGAATGTCCAGGTCACCTGGTATCCGTTTCCTTCTATATATCCTTCTTTTCTGGTATGAGCGCCGAGTACTTCGGCTATATCGCGTGCTACTGATGGCTTTTCGGCTATGCAAACTATCATTTTTTCTCTTCTTGTTTTTACACTAACAGCTTACAAAGTTACACGATTATTTCTCATTGACCGCATGAAGAGAGAAAAAAGTCCATAAAGGCATAGATCGGAGAAAGAATGATAACTTCAACTGAATAGTTTTCAAGATGTACCGCTTTCTCCTTTTTTATACCACTCCATTTGATGTTTGATAAGCTATATAATGAAGCTGCACAGTTCTACACACGATATGTGCATAGCTCTGTGCAGCCTCTCTATAACGTTTCTATTTTAAACCGGAGAAATCACAAAAAAGAGGATAATGTGTAGAAGCAACGGTCACATCTACTCCCGACAGACTTTCTATCACATCAGCCTGTGTCACATTTACGTTGTGACTCTTCAAAGACACGATAAAGTCAAGGCGACGTTTCTTACCACTGACTTCGGTAGACTTATCGGCACTAAGAAGATTCCAGTTACTCTTCACCATTTGGAAAAATTCGCTTTCCAAGTCGCCCTCATTGAAGTATCCTAACAAGAATGCAGGTTTATTATAGGCAGACAGTTTCGTTTCTAACGTTTGAAGGGCCTCTATACGCTTTGCCATATCCGTATCGAAGTTGGTACTGGCTACTACAAACTTTTCATATTCCACTACCATGGCTGCACGCATCTCGCTCTTTCCCGCCATTTGGTATCTGTCTACACTTACAGGTTCTTCTTTTGTCAGTATACCAACACCGAATTCACCGCCTTTATAATCAATGACTTTAGCAAAATAATCATGCATATTTGCTTTCTGTGCCAGTACGTTCAACTGGTCGATACCTTCCGAACGTTCCGTCTCCTTATCCAGTCCCTGCAAGCAGACAATATCCGCATTCATTTTGGCGATAATACGTCCTGTCCGGTCGTAATCAATCACGCCATCTGTACCTTTACAATAGGTCAGGAAATAGTTACCTATGCGCAGGTCACCTTCTGCCTTCGGATATTCTTCAAGTCCGGTCGGCTTCTTAAAATCACAATAAAGTGGATAATGGTCGGAAGTTATTGCTACGTTGACACCATCCAGGTTGTATATTACATTCGATTTTACCACAGTGGTAGGTGGAGTTTTCAAAGTAACGACAAAATCAATCCGTTTGGTAGCCTGTCCGGTAGGAAAAGTGTTTTCTGTAGAACTGACAACCTCCCATTCTTTCTTCAGTTCCGTAAAGAATGTGCCATTCATCAAGTCCTCGTTAAAGTCACCAGCCATATAAACCACTTTATTATATGTTTTGGCAAGGTCTGTGAGCTGTTTTGCAGATTCAACTCTATTATTCTCTTCCAAAGCCAAGTGGGTGGAGATAACTACATAGTTCTCAAATTCGGCTATGGCAGCAGAACGGAGTTCGGCACCGGGAAGGGGATAAGTCTTCGTGCTGATCGGCGTCCCTTTGAACAAAAGGCCATTACCGTATTCACCACCCTGGTAAGCGATTGACTTACTAAAATAGTGATTCATGCCTGTTTTATCCGCCAAGGTTTTCAATTGGTCGACTTTATTACTGCGGGTAGTCATGTAGTCCACTTCCTGCAGGCAAACGACATCGGGTTCCATTCCGTTGATAACAGCGGCTGTCCTGTCATAATTAATCACGTCATCGTTACCGGCACAATGCCTTATATTAAAGGTCAACACTCTAAGGTTCCCCTCCCCTTTCGGATAAGTATAGGAAACTTCCTGTTTACCGTAAGGTATCATATTATCGAATTTAGAGTTGTCCATGTCGTCGGCACAGGACAAGTTGGCAAACACGGTTGCCAAAAGACATATATAAGAAATCATATTTTTCATAAGAATTTATATTTCTGAATCTAATTAATTAAAGTTCAATCCGTCATTCCAACCGGGATTCTGTGTTATCACACCATTGGACAAAGTACGTTCGCTGATAGGAACAGGGTACAAATAATCTCTGTCTTCATTCCATTTCTTGGTAATCAGACTATGACAGATGATATAACCACTTTCGCCATTCGACAAGCGAATCAGCTCGCCGATCTCTAAATATAAAGGTACATTTCCGGCAGGTTTTGTTCCTACGTAGAAACAGACATCATCCGTACCGTCTTTATCTAAATCGTAAGTTCCGGGCCCGGGAACATAGATTCCCAGCAGATCGTTCTCAAATAGTTTACCTTCTTTCCAACGCATGATGTCGTAATAACGGAAACCCTCCATTACCAGTTCGATGGTTCGTTCGCGACGGATTTCAAGGATTACTCCCTGATTGGCTCCTTTCACATTCGGATAACCTGTGGCGGCACTCATCAAATACGGGTCGGGTTTTGAATTTGCCAGTTCCATATCCAGGTTAGTCATTCCTACCCTGTCTCTAAGTAATTTAATAGATTTATTGATGTCGGCTTGCTTCAAAGTGCCTAGTTCGGCTTTTGCTTCTGCAAAATTCAGATACACCTCTGCCGTGCGGAACAGGGGAATATCGTTGCACGATTTATTATATTCATCGTAGTTAGC includes:
- a CDS encoding DNA topoisomerase 3 codes for the protein MIVCIAEKPSVARDIAEVLGAHTRKEGYIEGNGYQVTWTFGHLCTLKEPHEYTPNWKSWNLGSLPMIPPRFGIKLIENPTYEKQFHIIEGLMQNADEIINCGDAGQEGELIQRWVMQKAGARCPVKRLWISSLTEEAIREGFAKLKDQTDFQSLYEAGLSRAMGDWLLGMNATRLYTIKYGQNKQVLSIGRVQTPTLALIVNRQLEIANFEPKQYWELKTNYRDTTFSALIRKSDEEIAAEEEKNGGKKKIDNPGIDPIANREEGEALVERIKDLPFVVTSVGKKDGREFAPRLFDLTSLQVECNKKFAYSADETLKLIQSLYEKKVATYPRVDTTFLSDDIYPKCPAILKGLRDYEVLTAPLAGTTLPKSKKVFDNSKVTDHHAIIPTGVYAQNLTDMERRVYDLIARRFIAVFYPDCKISTTTVMGEVDKIEFRVTGKQILEPGWRVVFAKDVKDPTEEKEEEDENVLPTFVKGESGPHIPDLNEKWTQPPRPYTEATLLRAMETAGKLVDNDELRDALKENGIGRPSTRAAIIETLFKRNYIRKERKNLIATPTGVELVQLIHEELLKSAELTGIWEKKLREIEKKTYDARQFLEELKQMVSEIVMSVLSDNTNRRITIQDAVAAKAEEKEKKETKKRERKPSAPKEKKPKTEKAVSEVSSNSAPSPAPVTTPASIPSATGDVDTFVGQPCPLCGKGIIIKGKTAYGCSEWRNGCTFRKNF
- a CDS encoding endonuclease/exonuclease/phosphatase family protein, translated to MKNMISYICLLATVFANLSCADDMDNSKFDNMIPYGKQEVSYTYPKGEGNLRVLTFNIRHCAGNDDVINYDRTAAVINGMEPDVVCLQEVDYMTTRSNKVDQLKTLADKTGMNHYFSKSIAYQGGEYGNGLLFKGTPISTKTYPLPGAELRSAAIAEFENYVVISTHLALEENNRVESAKQLTDLAKTYNKVVYMAGDFNEDLMNGTFFTELKKEWEVVSSTENTFPTGQATKRIDFVVTLKTPPTTVVKSNVIYNLDGVNVAITSDHYPLYCDFKKPTGLEEYPKAEGDLRIGNYFLTYCKGTDGVIDYDRTGRIIAKMNADIVCLQGLDKETERSEGIDQLNVLAQKANMHDYFAKVIDYKGGEFGVGILTKEEPVSVDRYQMAGKSEMRAAMVVEYEKFVVASTNFDTDMAKRIEALQTLETKLSAYNKPAFLLGYFNEGDLESEFFQMVKSNWNLLSADKSTEVSGKKRRLDFIVSLKSHNVNVTQADVIESLSGVDVTVASTHYPLFCDFSGLK